The Maledivibacter sp. DNA window TAGGTAAGGGTCTTATGATGCCCATAGCAAAGCCAGTTGCTCAAACATACGAAGGTTCCGCATTCGCCTATGGGTTTACTAATGGATATGCAACAGCCGAGATTCTTTGCTCATTGATATTCGGTGTAGTTATATTAAATGGACTTAAAGCAAAGGGTGTTTCAGACGAGCGTATGAGTAAGAATATCATTAGAATAGGGATTATAGGTATTGCTTTACTAAGCTGTACCCACCTTTGCCATATGTTAATTGGAGCTTCCACCGGGGGGACTATAGATTTAAACTACACTGCCCTTTATACAGCGGTTGCAACTAAACTACTTGGGAGATTAGGTGGAATATTATTCTCATTTGCATTATTCTTTGCGGCATTAACGACTGCAATAGGTATGACTTCTGGATGTGCTGAGTTCTTTGTGGATACTACTGAAGGAAAAGTTGATTATAAGACAGCATCTATAGCGGTATTGATATTCAGTACAATATTTGGATGTATGGGTCTTGCTTCAATACTTGCATTCCTTGGACCAATCCTTGATGGTATTTATCCAGCAGCAATCGTACTTGTCATATACTATGCATTAATGCCAAATAATCAAAATAAAAGACACCTAAACGTCTGTAGATATGCCATGATCACTGCATTAATATTTGGTATTTTCGATACAATTTATGCATATGGAAATAAATTGAATTTAGACTTAGGTTACTTCAATATATTCTATGAGGGACTTCCACTGTCATCTGAGATGTTAGCGTGGTTCCCATGGACAGTGGTAGCTGCAATAATAGGCTACTTAGTTTATCAGAAAAGTGAAGTTGCAGTTGCTAGTTAAAGCATTGAAAGGTTTTAAACCTAGGGTAATTAATACTTATGA harbors:
- a CDS encoding branched-chain amino acid transport system II carrier protein is translated as MNKNLDKNGDLKLPALFLMGGALFSMHFGASSMVWPMNWGKESGSSVFGAFCGAFITALLLTLLAYVALSRGNGTYNHITTRVLGKRLGESYTMLTIVVLGPLYAIPRMSAASWDSIVQAFGLNPQAKLPLIIFTVVFYLITYWFLMSPGKTMDRISSILFPLLIIIVTIVVGKGLMMPIAKPVAQTYEGSAFAYGFTNGYATAEILCSLIFGVVILNGLKAKGVSDERMSKNIIRIGIIGIALLSCTHLCHMLIGASTGGTIDLNYTALYTAVATKLLGRLGGILFSFALFFAALTTAIGMTSGCAEFFVDTTEGKVDYKTASIAVLIFSTIFGCMGLASILAFLGPILDGIYPAAIVLVIYYALMPNNQNKRHLNVCRYAMITALIFGIFDTIYAYGNKLNLDLGYFNIFYEGLPLSSEMLAWFPWTVVAAIIGYLVYQKSEVAVAS